In one window of Chitinophagales bacterium DNA:
- a CDS encoding response regulator, whose product MTMIDEMAALAAKDNFDVCLIDDDHIYQFTARKMLESTGLARQIYSFYDGEAAIRYLSNEDTISQNKVPDVIFLDINMPIMDGWQFLEEYKSVAAKMPRPVTVYMVSSSVDIFDIQRAQQMAEVSDYLIKPMPREKYRQLIDGLKRLSAN is encoded by the coding sequence ATGACGATGATTGATGAAATGGCGGCCCTGGCGGCAAAAGACAATTTCGATGTTTGTCTCATCGATGATGATCATATCTATCAGTTCACAGCCAGAAAAATGCTGGAATCAACGGGACTGGCGAGACAGATCTACTCTTTCTACGATGGTGAAGCAGCAATCAGGTATCTCAGCAATGAGGATACGATCAGCCAGAACAAAGTACCGGATGTAATCTTTCTTGATATCAATATGCCCATCATGGATGGCTGGCAGTTTCTGGAAGAATACAAGAGTGTAGCAGCTAAAATGCCCAGACCTGTAACCGTGTATATGGTGAGTTCTTCAGTAGATATCTTCGATATCCAGCGGGCACAGCAAATGGCTGAAGTGAGCGATTACCTGATCAAGCCTATGCCACGCGAAAAATATCGCCAGCTCATTGACGGCCTGAAGCGCCTCTCGGCAAATTAA
- the kdsB gene encoding 3-deoxy-manno-octulosonate cytidylyltransferase — translation MKQIAMIPARYAATRFPAKLMQQLGNKTVIRHTYDNTIATGLFDEVVVVTDSDIIFHEITQHGGKAVMSKRTHESGSDRIAEAAADMDVDIIVNVQGDEPFVKKAPLEKLLQVFQGEDGAQVLVASLMQELKDEALIKDPNYVKVAVDRNMNALFFSRSVIPYPRDAAAAKLYYEHIGVYAFRKQALLNFTSWPMTPLEAAEKIECLRYLEYGVSIKMVVTDYMGVEIDTPEDLAKAAKLL, via the coding sequence ATGAAGCAAATCGCCATGATTCCGGCCCGTTATGCGGCCACGCGTTTTCCCGCTAAGTTGATGCAACAGCTCGGCAACAAAACGGTGATAAGGCATACTTACGATAATACCATCGCCACAGGTCTGTTCGATGAAGTGGTAGTGGTTACCGATAGCGATATCATCTTCCATGAAATTACCCAGCATGGCGGCAAAGCCGTGATGAGCAAACGCACACACGAGAGTGGCAGCGATCGCATTGCAGAAGCTGCTGCAGATATGGACGTAGATATTATCGTGAATGTACAGGGCGATGAACCCTTTGTGAAGAAAGCGCCACTCGAAAAGTTATTGCAAGTATTTCAAGGCGAAGACGGCGCGCAAGTACTAGTAGCATCTTTGATGCAGGAGTTAAAGGACGAAGCATTGATCAAAGATCCCAACTATGTAAAAGTTGCTGTAGATAGAAATATGAATGCACTGTTCTTTTCCAGAAGTGTGATTCCTTATCCAAGAGATGCAGCAGCGGCGAAACTATATTACGAACATATTGGTGTGTATGCTTTTCGCAAACAGGCTTTGTTGAATTTTACTTCCTGGCCCATGACACCATTAGAAGCTGCAGAAAAAATTGAATGTCTCCGCTACCTCGAATATGGTGTGTCCATTAAAATGGTGGTAACAGATTATATGGGTGTAGAAATTGATACACCGGAAGACTTGGCAAAAGCGGCGAAGTTGTTGTAA
- a CDS encoding sterol desaturase family protein, giving the protein MTDAIIQYFSNLEQRPLERLAILVGGLLFFWIIEGSIPLMPLRYKQNKWRHAAVNFGFTLIHLIIHTFLALIIIRISDWCKTNEFGLVYWLNAGIWTTVLIAFLTLDFFGGWLVHMTEHKVPVLWRFHVVHHADNNVDVTTGLRHHPVESILRGLFFFMGIIVSGAPMFAVMIFQTILIVATAFTHANIRLPKQLDAALSWVLVSPNMHKVHHHWKQPYTDSNYGAVLSIWDRLLGTFMKLDAAQIRYGLDRYYPNEKDEQFGELLTKPFGHMDKTPVA; this is encoded by the coding sequence ATGACAGATGCCATTATTCAGTATTTCTCCAATCTGGAGCAAAGACCATTAGAAAGACTCGCCATTCTTGTAGGCGGATTGTTGTTTTTCTGGATTATAGAAGGTTCTATTCCTCTTATGCCGCTGCGCTATAAACAAAACAAATGGCGTCATGCAGCAGTGAATTTTGGTTTCACCTTGATTCATTTGATCATCCATACTTTTCTGGCCCTTATCATCATTCGCATTAGCGATTGGTGTAAGACCAATGAGTTTGGTTTGGTCTATTGGTTGAATGCAGGTATCTGGACAACCGTGCTGATCGCATTCCTCACTTTAGATTTCTTTGGCGGCTGGTTGGTGCACATGACTGAACACAAAGTGCCTGTGCTCTGGCGCTTCCACGTCGTGCATCATGCAGATAACAATGTTGATGTCACCACAGGCTTGCGCCACCATCCGGTGGAGAGCATTTTGCGCGGACTGTTTTTCTTCATGGGCATTATTGTTTCCGGCGCGCCTATGTTTGCCGTTATGATTTTTCAAACCATCTTAATTGTGGCTACTGCGTTTACACATGCCAATATTCGTTTACCCAAACAGTTGGATGCCGCATTGAGCTGGGTACTCGTGTCGCCCAATATGCACAAAGTGCATCATCATTGGAAACAACCCTATACCGATAGCAATTATGGTGCAGTATTGTCAATCTGGGACAGATTGCTAGGCACTTTCATGAAATTGGATGCGGCTCAAATTCGATATGGGTTAGATCGCTACTATCCTAACGAGAAAGATGAGCAGTTTGGAGAACTACTCACAAAGCCTTTTGGGCATATGGACAAGACGCCTGTTGCCTGA
- the dnaN gene encoding DNA polymerase III subunit beta, with amino-acid sequence MKFIVSSSSLLKHLQQISGVINSNTVLPILEDFLFEIQDKKLSVTATDLETVMRVQMDVESKTNGKVCIPAKILMDSLKNIADQPLTFNIDKNFGVEITSDNGKYKVMGENPDNFPKEPTADDTNGFTMSSSALVTAINKTLFAVSNDDLRPAMTGVFFELLKDGVQFVATDAHRLVRYKRTDAKAPKTDSFIVPKKPLTLLKNALPDNDDELQVSYNSNHLFVNHGETQLICRLIDARFPDYKVVIPADNPYKLTVNKADFQSALRRVSVFSNKSTNQVALNITGSELQMAAQDVDFSFEGNERMGCQYDGEDLQIAFNARFLIEMLNAADTDEVNVELSTPTKAGLIKPTEQAANEDLLMLVMPLMLNN; translated from the coding sequence ATGAAGTTTATTGTTTCCTCCTCCTCCCTGCTGAAACACCTGCAACAAATCAGCGGTGTAATCAACTCCAATACTGTTTTGCCGATTCTGGAAGATTTTCTGTTCGAAATTCAGGATAAGAAACTCAGCGTTACCGCCACCGATCTGGAAACCGTGATGCGTGTGCAGATGGATGTGGAAAGCAAGACAAATGGCAAAGTGTGTATTCCTGCCAAGATCCTGATGGATTCTTTGAAGAATATCGCTGATCAGCCACTGACATTCAACATCGATAAAAACTTTGGCGTAGAAATCACCAGCGATAACGGTAAGTATAAGGTGATGGGCGAAAACCCGGATAATTTCCCTAAAGAACCTACTGCTGATGATACCAATGGTTTCACCATGAGCAGTAGTGCTTTGGTGACAGCCATCAACAAAACCCTGTTTGCGGTAAGCAATGACGATTTGCGTCCTGCCATGACAGGTGTGTTCTTCGAATTGCTGAAAGATGGCGTACAGTTTGTGGCCACCGATGCACACAGATTGGTTCGTTACAAGCGTACTGATGCGAAAGCACCTAAGACAGATTCATTCATCGTTCCTAAAAAACCTTTGACCCTCTTAAAGAATGCTTTGCCTGATAACGATGATGAACTGCAAGTGAGCTATAATAGCAACCACCTGTTTGTAAACCATGGCGAAACACAATTGATCTGTCGATTGATTGATGCCCGCTTCCCAGATTACAAAGTGGTGATTCCTGCCGACAATCCGTATAAGCTTACTGTAAACAAAGCCGATTTCCAAAGTGCCCTGCGCCGTGTAAGTGTATTCTCTAACAAGAGCACCAATCAAGTTGCCCTGAACATTACCGGCAGCGAATTGCAGATGGCTGCACAGGATGTTGACTTCAGCTTTGAAGGTAATGAGCGCATGGGTTGCCAATACGATGGCGAAGACCTGCAGATTGCTTTCAACGCACGTTTCCTGATTGAAATGCTGAACGCAGCGGATACAGATGAGGTGAATGTAGAACTGTCAACACCCACCAAAGCCGGCTTAATCAAGCCAACAGAGCAGGCAGCCAATGAAGACCTGCTGATGCTGGTAATGCCGCTGATGCTGAACAACTAA